DNA sequence from the Streptomyces sp. HUAS 15-9 genome:
GCGTCGCACTGCTGGAGGCCGGACGCTTCTGGGACGTGCTGAGCGTTCCCGACCGGCTCGGTCTGCTCACCCTGGACCTGCTGTGGCGGCCCTCGCTGCCCGTTCCCGGGCCGACTCTGGTGGACACCGTGGTGCGCCGGGTCGGCTTCTTCCTGCCGCCCGACCCGTCGGGGCAGTGGGTCGGCGCCGGGCTGCGCTACGCGACCAAGGGCTCCTGGGTCGCCGTACCGCCGCCGTACCGGTCGGCCCGCTCGCTGGAGTGGCTGATCCCGCCCGACGGAACCGGCTCGCTGCACGGGCCCGGCACGCTGGAGATGGCGCTGCGCCAGGCCAACGGCACGCTTGCGGTCCTCGGGCCACAGGCCGACCGATAGCGACAGCGCCTCACAGACGCCCGGCCCCGGGCCGGATGCGCACCGGAAGTCCGGCGAGGAAGGTCCACTTCAGGTCGGGGTCGGCCGGCACGGACCGCCCTTCGGCGCGCCACTCCGCGACGAGCTGCGCGTAGATCGGCTCACGGGTCCGCAGTGCGGCGGTCGGCCGTGGGGGGCGGGGCGCGGCGGGTTCCGGGTTCTGTGAGCGCCGGAACGCGACGGAGGTTCGGTCCATGCCGGAGCAACGCGTGCGGTGCGCCGGTGGTACGCACGCACCCCGGCGCTCACCGGGTGGGGTGAGTGCGCCGCCCGATCGGGGCACCCGTCGGTACGACAAGCATCCGGAACGACAGGTGCCCCGGTCCGGTCGGCACGACGGGTGCCACGGCCCGGTCAGCAGATCCTCGGCAGCTGCTCCCCCAGGGGCATGTCGACGACCCGGGTGCCCCCGAGGCCGGTGCGGGCGACCACCATCCCGGGGTGCTCGCGCACCGCCTCGCCGATGATCCTCGCCTCCTGGCCCAGCGGATGTGCCCGCATCGCGTCCAGGACGGCGTCGGCGTGCTCACGCGGCACGAAGGCCACGAGCTTGCCCTCGTTGGCGACATAGAAGGGGTCCAGGCCCAGTACCGCACAGGCGTTGGCCACCTCCGGCGGGACCGGGACGTCCCGCTCGGTGACGACCACGCCCGTCCCCGAGGCGGCCGCGATCTCGCCCAGCGAGGCCGCGAGTCCGCCGCGGGTGGGGTCGCGCAGCACATGCAGATCCGGGGTGACGGCGAGCATGGTCTCGACGAGACCGCCGAGCGCGGCGCAGTCGCTCACGATCTCCACCCCGAACTCCAGACCCTCGCGCACGCTCATGATGGCCACGCCGTGCACCCCGATCGCACCGCTGACGATCACGACGTCGCCGGGGACGACCCGTTGCGGCCGCAGGTCGACGCCCGCCGGGACAAGGCCGATGCCGGCGGTGTTGAGGTAGATCCCGTCGCCGTGGCCGGCCTCCACCACCTTGGTGTCGCCGGTCGCCACCTCGACGCCCGCGGTCCGCGCGGCCGCACCGAGCGCCTCGGCGACCCGTGAGACGGTCTCCATCTCCACGCCCTCCTCCAGGATGAATCCGCAGGAGAGGTAGGCGGCCCGGGCCCCGCTCATCGCGAGGTCGTTGACCGTGCCGTTGACCGCGAGGTCGCCGATGCTGCCGCCGGGGAAGAACAGGGGTCGTACGACGAAGGAGTCGGTGGAGAAGGCCAGACGCACACCGCCGAGCGAGAGCGCGGCCGCGTCGCCCATCTGAGCGAGGACCTCGCCCCCGAAGGCGGGCGCGAACACATGCTGGACCAGTTCGGCGGAGAGCGTGCCGCCACCGCCGTGCCCCATCACGATCCGGGGCTGGTCGCGCAGCGGGGCCGGGCAGGTCCATCCGGTCAGGTCCAGGGTGTCGGAGGTGCTGTCAGGCAACGGGGCTCGCCTCCCGGGCCGCGGGGGTGATGTCCAGACGCCGGTACAGGTAGTACGCGGCACAGGCGCCCTCGCTGGAGACCATGGTGGCTCCGAGCGGGGTGCGGGGGGTGCAGCGGGTGCCGAACACCTCGCACTCGTGCGGCTTGAGCAGTCCCTGCAGGACCTCACCGCTGCGGCACTCGGCCGGCTCACAGGTGCGGATGCCGTCGACGGCGAACCGCGACTCGGCGTCGTACTCACGGTACTTGGCGGACAGCCGCCACCCGCTGTCGGGAATCACGCCGATGCCCCGCCAGGCGCGGTCGGTGACCTCGAAGACGTCCTCCAGCATGGCGCGCGCGGCCGGGTTCCCCTCGGCGCGGACGGCACGGGGGTAGGCGTTGTCGACGGTGTGCTCACCGCGCTCCAGCTGCGCCACGGTCCGGCGCACGCCCTCCAGGATGTCGAGCGGCTCGAAGCCGGTCACGACGATCGGGACGCGGTGGCGCTCCGCCAGCTCCGGATACTCGTCCATACCCATCACGGTGCACACGTGCCCGGCGGCCAGGAAGCCCTGCACCCGGCAGCTCGGGGAACGCATGATCGCCTCGATGGCGGGGGGCACGCGGACGTGCGAGACCAGCAGGCTGAAGTTGCGGATGCCGAGCTTGCGGGCCTGGTGGACCGTCATGGCGTTGGGCGGTGCGGTCGTCTCGAAGCCGATGCCGAAGAACACCACCTGGCGGTCCGGGTTCTGCTGGGCGATCCGCAGGGCGTCGAGCGGAGAGTAGACGACCCGTACGTCGCCGCCCTCGCCGCGCACCTGGAACAGGTCCCGTCCGGTGCCGGGCACCCGGAGCATGTCGCCGAAAGAACAGAAGATCACCTCCGGCCGGGAGGCGATCTCCAGGGCCTTGTCGATGACCTCGAGCGGGGTCACACACACGGGACAGCCCGGACCGTGGATCAACTCCACCTGCTCGGGCAGGAGTTGGTCGATGCCATGACGGATGATGGAGTGCGTCTGCCCGCCGCAGACCTCCATCAGCGCCCAGGGCCTGGTCACGGTGGCGTGGATCTCGTCGAGGAGCCGCCGCGCGAGCGCCGGGTCCTGGAACTCGTCGATGTACTTCACTTGCGCGCCTCCTCGGCGACGTGCGTCGCTCCCGTGCCCGCGGCGGCTTCCCAGGGATCGCCGAACTCCTCCTGAAGCATGCCGAGTTCGGTGAAGAGTTCGAGCGTCTGCCGGGCCGACTCCTCGTCGAGCCGTTGCAGCGCGAACCCGACGTGCACGATGGCGTACTCGCCGACCCGCAGGTCGGGCAGGTACTCAAGGCACACCTCCTTGACCACACCGCCGAAGTCGACGGTGGCCAACCGGGTGCCGTCGCGCTCCTCGATGTCCAGGACCTTGCCGGGTACCGCCAGGCACATGGGCCTCTCCTCGCTGTGGGGTGGTTCGTCAGTCGGGGACCGTGGTGCGCGCGGCCACCATCAACTGGCCGAGGGCCAGACCGCCGTCGCCCGGCGGGACCAGGTGGTGGCGCAGCACCGTGAAGCCGTCCGCGTCCAGTGCCGTCGTACAGGCAGAGGAGAGCGGGGAGTTGAGGAACACTCCGCCGGTCAGGGCGACCGTGTCCACTCCGTGCCGCTCCCGCGCCCGCAGGCAGACGCGGTGGACGAGATCGGCGACGGCCCGGTGGAAGCGGGCCGCCACCCGCGCCGGAGCGACACCCGCGCGCAGATCGGCCACGATCGCCGAGAGGACGGGCGCCGGGTCGGCCCGCACCGGCTCGCCGTCCAGCAGCGCGAAGGCGTAGCAGGCGGTGTCCTCGCGGGGTGACTGAAGGGACGCGGCCTCCAGTTCGACGGCCGCCTGGGCCTCGTACCCGGCCAGTTGGCACACCCCCGCGAGCGACGACACGGCATCGAAGAGCCGGCCCATGCTGGAGGTGGGAACGCAGTTCAGGTTCCGCTCCAACTGTCTTGTCAAGAGCGGGAGTTCAGCCGGAGGGCAGTGCGCCACACAGGCCAGGTCGGCGGACCAGTCGATCCCGGCGGCGCGCAGATGCGCGAGGGCCATGCGGTAGGGCCGGTGCACCGCGGCGTCTGCGCCGGGCAGCGGTACGTAGGCGAGGTGTCCGAAGCGGGTGAAGCCGTCGTAGTCCGCGAG
Encoded proteins:
- the hypE gene encoding hydrogenase expression/formation protein HypE; protein product: MPDSTSDTLDLTGWTCPAPLRDQPRIVMGHGGGGTLSAELVQHVFAPAFGGEVLAQMGDAAALSLGGVRLAFSTDSFVVRPLFFPGGSIGDLAVNGTVNDLAMSGARAAYLSCGFILEEGVEMETVSRVAEALGAAARTAGVEVATGDTKVVEAGHGDGIYLNTAGIGLVPAGVDLRPQRVVPGDVVIVSGAIGVHGVAIMSVREGLEFGVEIVSDCAALGGLVETMLAVTPDLHVLRDPTRGGLAASLGEIAAASGTGVVVTERDVPVPPEVANACAVLGLDPFYVANEGKLVAFVPREHADAVLDAMRAHPLGQEARIIGEAVREHPGMVVARTGLGGTRVVDMPLGEQLPRIC
- a CDS encoding HypC/HybG/HupF family hydrogenase formation chaperone; amino-acid sequence: MCLAVPGKVLDIEERDGTRLATVDFGGVVKEVCLEYLPDLRVGEYAIVHVGFALQRLDEESARQTLELFTELGMLQEEFGDPWEAAAGTGATHVAEEARK
- the hypD gene encoding hydrogenase formation protein HypD, whose product is MKYIDEFQDPALARRLLDEIHATVTRPWALMEVCGGQTHSIIRHGIDQLLPEQVELIHGPGCPVCVTPLEVIDKALEIASRPEVIFCSFGDMLRVPGTGRDLFQVRGEGGDVRVVYSPLDALRIAQQNPDRQVVFFGIGFETTAPPNAMTVHQARKLGIRNFSLLVSHVRVPPAIEAIMRSPSCRVQGFLAAGHVCTVMGMDEYPELAERHRVPIVVTGFEPLDILEGVRRTVAQLERGEHTVDNAYPRAVRAEGNPAARAMLEDVFEVTDRAWRGIGVIPDSGWRLSAKYREYDAESRFAVDGIRTCEPAECRSGEVLQGLLKPHECEVFGTRCTPRTPLGATMVSSEGACAAYYLYRRLDITPAAREASPVA